One stretch of Pomacea canaliculata isolate SZHN2017 linkage group LG1, ASM307304v1, whole genome shotgun sequence DNA includes these proteins:
- the LOC112558046 gene encoding uncharacterized protein LOC112558046, with protein sequence MAELKLRAETCADRRLSSGSEKELVNSESDALGAGRGTEVKMAPFDCKTDQIERFLTQFEKLARASRVPCDSWAIQLSGLLRDSAKQVYHQLSDESADDYEVLKAALLRRFQVTAETYRLRFRQAKKEQGETHDQFHHRVLHNLDKWLSMANVDPSDHKSVREELAKEVVMGSYRPDLTFHLEAHGAASLAEIAVAAERFDAAEQKRWKGRKEAERNEKPPIQPSNKDGTVSKTVTHPRNGGQTTGERPEAKRMSNSCFKCGKEGHISRDCPQRKVNDHASLNTLMGGDIHSLVTTRGMVNGQEYDIVLDSGCTYPAVIDSRMVAPEDRTGEMVAIEYNDRDIRKFPVAYIDIDCRYISGRIKAACFDNPKHPIILGCRHVICPDPEAHCAELHAITRAQAARKTTIPLSVASPVENTTPAELRKLQAEDNSLQRLRDSAVTGKTRVIGGEEVKVVVKRGILLRQVKGRDFERKQVIVPKEKRVEVMRLAHEGIFSAHHGVAATRERVTAEFYWPGVADDVQRYVRSCDICQRTATRAHVKPAPLGEVPVIDEPFKRVAMDLVGPIKPATERGHRYILTVVDYATRFAEATALKNMETETVAEALLEIWARIGIPEEVLTDQGRQFVSAVMSEVNRLLSIHHLTTTPYHPQCNGLVERFNGTLKTALKKLSDERPRDWDRYIPALLFAYREAPQSSLGFSPFELVYGRTVRGPMAVLRKLWTDEQVQGEVKTCYEYVTDLRQRLETISELARENLGEARTKQAQHYNKKAVVREFGVGDRVLLLLPTAHNKLQVRWRGPYSVTKKLSGLNYQVKLGNKEKTFHINLLKKYVERPASLLFAAVVNEEEEQDAASATQLPSCPMVQKETHRDVCVSSNLTAEQKQEVENLLATYKDVLTDKPGLTTLTEFSLTVTDNRPINLRPYTLPHAKLDAVKAELQEMLKLGIIEPAEGAYCSPIVMVKKKDGVTGFAWITDVLMQLPSSC encoded by the coding sequence ATGGCCGAACTTAAACTCAGAGCCGAAACGTGCGCGGATAGAAGGTTGAGTAGCGGCAGTGAAAAGGAGTTGGTAAATAGTGAGAGCGATGCTTTGGGGGCTGGAAGAGGGACCGAAGTTAAGATGGCGCCGTTCGATTGTAAAACTGACCAGATAGAGAGGTTCCTGACACAGTTCGAAAAGCTGGCCAGGGCGAGTCGGGTACCATGCGATAGTTGGGCGATTCAGTTGTCAGGACTTCTCCGCGATAGCGCGAAACAAGTCTATCACCAGCTAAGTGACGAGTCGGCGGACGACTATGAGGTCCTGAAAGCCGCTTTACTGAGGCGCTTCCAGGTGACAGCCGAGACTTACCGTCTCCGCTTTAGACaggcaaaaaaagaacaaggcGAGACACATGACCAATTCCATCACCGTGTGTTACACAATCTAGACAAGTGGTTGAGTATGGCTAACGTAGACCCGTCCGACCACAAGAGTGTGCGGGAGGAACTGGCTAAGGAAGTAGTGATGGGCAGTTACCGGCCGGACTTAACATTCCATCTGGAGGCGCACGGAGCAGCCAGCCTTGCAGAAATTGCAGTCGCTGCCGAGCGGTTCGACGCAGCGGAGCAGAAACGGTggaaagggaggaaggaggCTGAACGGAACGAAAAGCCCCCCATCCAACCCAGCAACAAGGACGGCACTGTAAGCAAGACGGTAACTCACCCCAGGAACGGTGGTCAAACTACCGGAGAAAGACCGGAGGCTAAACGAATGAGTAACAGTTGCTTCAAGTGCGGTAAAGAAGGTCACATCTCTCGCGACTGCCCTCAACGGAAAGTGAATGACCACGCTTCGCTTAATACGTTAATGGGTGGAGACATACACAGCCTGGTGACTACAAGAGGTATGGTAAATGGTCAGGAGTACGACATTGTGCTGGACTCCGGCTGCACGTACCCCGCAGTGATTGACAGTCGCATGGTCGCGCCAGAAGATAGGACAGGTGAGATGGTGGCGATTGAGTACAATGACCGGGACATCAGGAAGTTTCCCGTGGCGTACATTGACATCGACTGTCGATACATTAGCGGAAGAATCAAGGCCGCATGTTTCGACAATCCCAAGCACCCGATCATTCTGGGGTGTCGGCATGTCATTTGTCCGGATCCAGAAGCTCATTGCGCCGAGTTACATGCTATTACCCGCGCGCAAGCTGCTCGTAAAACCACCATCCCTTTATCGGTCGCCAGCCCCGTCGAGAACACCACCCCAGCTGAACTGCGGAAACTACAAGCCGAAGATAACAGTCTCCAGCGGCTGCGAGACTCAGCTGTAACTGGGAAGACAAGAGTAATAGGCGGCGAGGAGGTCAAAGTGGTAGTCAAAAGGGGAATCTTACTGAGGCAGGTCAAGGGCAGAGACTTCGAACGGAAGCAAGTGATCGTGCCCAAGGAGAAAAGAGTCGAAGTAATGAGATTGGCTCATGAGGGTATTTTTAGTGCTCACCACGGGGTGGCCGCCACTCGTGAGCGGGTCACCGCAGAATTTTATTGGCCAGGAGTTGCCGATGACGTACAACGGTATGTGCGCTCGTGTGATATTTGCCAACGGACAGCGACCAGAGCCCACGTTAAACCGGCCCCATTAGGGGAGGTACCGGTAATTGACGAACCGTTCAAGAGGGTTGCAATGGACCTGGTCGGCCCGATCAAACCGGCGACTGAACGAGGTCATCGGTATATACTTACAGTGGTAGATTATGCCACTCGGTTTGCAGAGGCCACAGCTCTCAAAAACATGGAGACCGAAACTGTGGCTGAAGCCCTACTGGAGATATGGGCAAGAATCGGTATACCTGAAGAGGTGCTGACCGACCAGGGTAGGCAATTCGTGAGTGCAGTAATGTCCGAAGTAAACCGCCTGTTGTCCATTCATCACCTGACGACGACGCCTTACCACCCTCAATGTAACGGGCTCGTAGAGAGGTTCAATGGTACTCTCAAGACTGCCCTGAAGAAGTTGTCGGACGAACGACCACGGGATTGGGATCGGTACATTCCGGCGTTGCTGTTCGCCTACAGGGAAGCGCCACAAAGTTCGCTAgggttctctccctttgaaCTCGTATATGGACGAACGGTGCGAGGCCCCATGGCCGTATTACGCAAGCTATGGACTGACGAGCAAGTGCAAGGGGAGGTGAAGACGTGTTATGAATACGTCACCGACCTACGGCAGCGGCTAGAAACCATTAGCGAGCTTGCACGAGAGAATTTGGGGGAAGCAAGAACCAAACAGGCCCAACATTACAACAAAAAGGCGGTAGTAAGAGAATTTGGAGTGGGGGACCGTGTGCTGCTACTGTTACCGACCGCACACAACAAGCTGCAAGTGCGATGGAGAGGTCCGTATTCCGTCACTAAGAAATTGAGCGGCCTCAACTACCAGGTCAAATTAGGAAACAAGGAGAAGACGTTCCACATAAACCTGCTAAAGAAGTACGTCGAGAGGCCAGCCTCTTTACTTTTTGCCGCCGTCGTGAATGAGGAAGAAGAACAAGACGCCGCATCGGCCACCCAGCTCCCGAGCTGTCCTATGGTGCAGAAAGAGACGCATAGGGACGTGTGTGTCAGCAGTAATCTCACCGCGGAGCAGAAGCAGGAAGTCGAAAACCTACTTGCTACTTACAAGGACGTCCTCACGGACAAACCCGGTCTGACTACGCTGACCGAATTTTCCCTTACAGTGACCGACAACAGACCTATCAATTTAAGACCGTATACGCTTCCGCATGCTAAATTAGACGCAGTTAAGGCCGAACTGCAAGAAATGTTAAAGTTAGGGATCATAGAGCCAGCAGAGGGCGCATACTGCTCGCCGATAGTGATGGTCAAGAAGAAGGATGGAGTTACAGGTTTTGCGTGGATTACAGACGTCTTAATGCAGTTACCGAGTTCTTGCTGA